The following are from one region of the Silene latifolia isolate original U9 population chromosome 9, ASM4854445v1, whole genome shotgun sequence genome:
- the LOC141598764 gene encoding vesicle transport v-SNARE 12-like has protein sequence MSEVFDGYERQYCELSANLSRKCSSVSLLSDQEKKHQQVTEIKASVDEADMLIRKMDLEARSLPPNVKAMLLAKLREYKSDLNNLKREIKKISSPNYDQTSREELLESGMADAYKASSDQRERLTFSTERLNQSSDRLRESRRAILEAEEIGGSILEDLSQQRETLLHSHTRLHEVDNAIDKSKKILTAMSRRISKNKWIFGSVIGALLLAIIFIVYFKLNRH, from the exons ATGAGTGAAGTATTTGATGGGTATGAGCGACAGTACTGCGAGCTATCTGCTAATCTGTCCCGAAAATGCTCTTCCGTTTCTCTTCTCTCTGATCAAG AGAAGAAACATCAGCAGGTGACTGAAATCAAGGCCAGCGTGGATGAGGCGGATATGCTG ATACGGAAAATGGACCTTGAAGCAAGGAGCCTGCCACCAAATGTGAAGGCCATGCTTCTTGCAAAGCTGAGAGAATATAAATCTGACCTAAATAATCTGAAAAGAGAGATAAAGAAAATCAGTTCACCTAACTATGATCAGACTTCTCGTGAAGAGTTATTAGAATCTGGAATGGCAGATGCATACAAG GCGTCTTCAGACCAGAGAGAAAGGTTGACATTTTCAACAGAAAGATTAAATCAGTCCAGTGATAGACTTAGGGAGAGTAGGAGAGCTATTCTGGAGGCAGAGGAGATAGGTGGGAGTATTCTTGAAGATTTGAGCCAGCAGCGTGAAACTCTCCTACATTCGCATACCAGG CTTCACGAGGTAGACAATGCCATTGACAAAAGTAAGAAGATTTTGACGGCTATGTCTCGAAGAATAAGCAAGAACAAATGGATATTTGGCTCAGTCATCGGTGCTCTACTCCTTGCAATCATATTCATTGTATATTTTAAGCTTAATCGGCATTAG
- the LOC141598763 gene encoding 18 kDa seed maturation protein: METVKEKAANIAASAISGKEKTKATVQEKIDKIRAKDDSEKNLATEHKAQRITEAELHKQMAQTHNLTEKEARTGTETGTGTGSYSAKGMPGVGTGAHQMSAMPGHGTGQPTGGHVVEGTDVGSHPIGKGTETETAKGMPGAGTGAHQMSAMPGHGTGQPTGGHVVEGTDVGSHPIGKGTETETAKGMPGAGTGAHQTSAMPGHESHETGQPTGGHVVEGTAVGSHPIGKGNGTENRHV, translated from the coding sequence atggaAACAGTGAAGGAGAAAGCGGCGAACATCGCGGCATCCGCCATATCCGGGAAGGAGAAAACTAAGGCAACCGTACAAGAAAAGATAGACAAAATTCGTGCCAAAGACGATTCCGAAAAGAACTTGGCTACCGAACACAAAGCCCAACGTATCACCGAGGCCGAACTCCATAAGCAGATGGCCCAGACACACAACCTGACCGAGAAAGAGGCACGGACCGGGACCGAGACCGGGACCGGAACCGGGTCGTACTCTGCCAAAGGGATGCCTGGGGTAGGCACGGGTGCCCACCAGATGTCGGCTATGCCCGGTCATGGAACCGGGCAGCCGACTGGTGGGCATGTTGTTGAGGGGACGGATGTTGGGTCCCACCCCATAGGGAAGGGGACTGAGACCGAGACTGCCAAGGGGATGCCGGGGGCAGGCACGGGTGCCCACCAGATGTCAGCTATGCCCGGTCATGGGACCGGGCAGCCAACTGGTGGGCATGTTGTGGAGGGGACGGATGTTGGGTCCCACCCCATAGGGAAGGGGACTGAGACTGAGACTGCCAAGGGGATGCCGGGGGCAGGCACGGGTGCCCACCAGACGTCGGCTATGCCCGGTCATGAGAGTCATGAGACCGGGCAGCCGACTGGTGGGCATGTTGTTGAGGGGACGGCTGTTGGGTCCCACCCAATAGGGAAGGGTAATGGGACTGAGAATAGGCATGTTTAA